A single Bosea sp. PAMC 26642 DNA region contains:
- the motA gene encoding flagellar motor stator protein MotA, with amino-acid sequence MSVVIGLLIAAGSLIGGFAAMGGHLAVLWQPWELVIILGTAIGTYVIANPMKTVSDTGTALVEAFRGATPTQAHYFDILGALYALMRELRNKGRAEIEQHIENPYESTLFASFPSVLADRNLTTFICDYFRLIIVGKAQAHEVESLLDEEMTSHMQDSLKPYYALGMVSEALPALGIVAAVLGVIKAMGAIDQSPALLGGFIGAALVGTFAGIFFSYAVIGPMAQKIKTTREKRGRVYIVVKQTLLAFINGAAPQVALEYGRKVISAAERPSIDEVEDKTISGGAQRQPASAGATATAAPQKEAA; translated from the coding sequence TTGAGCGTAGTGATCGGACTATTGATAGCGGCCGGCTCGCTGATCGGCGGTTTTGCCGCCATGGGTGGGCACCTCGCCGTGCTGTGGCAGCCATGGGAACTCGTCATCATCCTGGGAACGGCGATCGGCACCTACGTCATCGCCAACCCGATGAAGACGGTTTCCGATACCGGCACCGCGCTGGTGGAAGCCTTTCGCGGCGCGACGCCGACGCAGGCGCATTATTTCGACATCCTCGGCGCGCTCTACGCGCTGATGCGCGAACTTCGGAACAAGGGTCGCGCCGAGATCGAGCAACACATCGAGAACCCCTACGAATCGACGCTGTTTGCCAGCTTCCCGAGCGTGCTCGCCGATCGGAACCTGACCACCTTCATCTGCGATTATTTCCGGCTGATCATCGTCGGCAAGGCACAGGCGCATGAGGTCGAAAGTCTCCTCGACGAGGAGATGACGAGCCATATGCAGGACAGCCTCAAGCCCTATTATGCGCTCGGAATGGTCTCCGAGGCGCTGCCGGCGCTCGGCATCGTCGCTGCCGTACTCGGCGTGATCAAGGCGATGGGTGCGATCGACCAGTCGCCGGCGCTGCTCGGCGGCTTCATTGGCGCCGCACTGGTAGGCACCTTCGCGGGCATCTTCTTCTCCTATGCGGTGATCGGGCCGATGGCCCAGAAGATCAAGACGACCCGCGAGAAGCGCGGCCGCGTCTACATCGTGGTCAAGCAAACCCTGCTCGCCTTCATCAACGGCGCCGCGCCCCAGGTCGCACTCGAATATGGCCGCAAGGTCATCTCCGCCGCCGAGCGGCCCTCCATCGACGAGGTCGAGGACAAGACCATCAGCGGCGGCGCCCAGCGCCAACCCGCCAGTGCCGGCGCCACTGCCACCGCCGCCCCGCAGAAGGAAGCCGCCTGA
- a CDS encoding DUF1217 domain-containing protein, translated as MTTTMTSYQAVTRNLTQSLARTAAKPGVASDTAYFEKNIGKVKNLDDFMKDDRLYRYATEAFGLGDMAYAKALMRKVLEGGVSSPSSFANRMSDQRYRDFAAAFDFAAEKTETSYFEANISKVKTVTGFVADSAERMFDYAIEAFGLESVADTPQEKAAITAALHLGEETQLRFSDPKIDKAFRDFLKAFDFAGKNVNATSDKAMMQATVERHNAAERATQAKVTVEKYTRQRLERDEGASNENVRLALYFERKAPQIKDAYQVMADPALLKVVQTALGLPKEVGGIDIDKQAAIYSKRIDFKDFQDPAKLKTFLTRFAALADSAGGASASPVSLLFQPASAGVGQDVLASLQKLRLGGL; from the coding sequence ATGACCACCACGATGACCTCATACCAGGCGGTGACGCGGAACCTGACGCAGTCGCTGGCACGCACGGCGGCCAAGCCCGGTGTCGCCAGCGACACGGCCTATTTCGAGAAGAACATCGGAAAGGTGAAGAACCTCGACGACTTCATGAAGGACGACCGGCTCTATCGCTATGCGACCGAGGCGTTCGGGCTGGGTGATATGGCCTATGCCAAGGCATTGATGCGCAAGGTTCTCGAAGGCGGCGTCAGCTCACCCTCCAGCTTCGCCAACCGGATGTCCGACCAGCGCTACCGCGACTTCGCGGCAGCCTTCGACTTCGCAGCCGAGAAAACGGAGACGAGCTATTTCGAGGCCAACATCTCGAAGGTGAAGACGGTCACCGGCTTCGTGGCCGACAGCGCCGAACGCATGTTCGACTACGCGATCGAGGCTTTCGGACTGGAGTCGGTCGCCGACACGCCCCAGGAGAAGGCCGCCATCACCGCGGCGCTCCATCTGGGTGAGGAAACGCAGCTGCGCTTCTCAGATCCGAAGATCGACAAGGCGTTTCGCGATTTCCTCAAGGCTTTCGATTTCGCAGGCAAGAACGTCAACGCGACCAGCGACAAGGCCATGATGCAGGCCACGGTCGAGCGCCACAACGCAGCCGAACGGGCGACGCAGGCAAAGGTCACGGTGGAGAAATACACCCGCCAGAGGCTGGAGCGCGACGAGGGCGCCAGCAACGAGAACGTACGGCTGGCGCTGTATTTCGAGCGCAAGGCACCGCAGATCAAGGACGCTTACCAAGTGATGGCCGACCCGGCGTTGCTCAAGGTCGTCCAGACTGCGCTCGGCCTGCCCAAGGAGGTCGGCGGCATCGATATCGACAAGCAGGCCGCGATCTATTCAAAGCGGATCGATTTCAAGGATTTCCAGGATCCTGCCAAGCTCAAGACCTTCCTGACGCGCTTCGCAGCATTGGCCGATTCTGCCGGCGGAGCCAGCGCCAGCCCCGTATCCCTGCTCTTCCAGCCGGCCTCGGCCGGGGTCGGGCAGGACGTCCTGGCCAGCCTGCAGAAACTGCGCCTCGGAGGCCTCTGA